The following DNA comes from Schistocerca piceifrons isolate TAMUIC-IGC-003096 chromosome 3, iqSchPice1.1, whole genome shotgun sequence.
actagccttgtaatgaccatactcggctatacttccccaaatcgaattactcagagtaatcTGTGTCTGTGTGTCTCGTGGAAAAGAATTGTGTGTTATTCGGATGTCTGTAGATGTGAAGTTGCATGGGCGCTAAGTCTTGTCGTGACGTGTTTCAGGtgcaggaggcggaggcggcgctGCTCCGGGCATCATTTTCGACCAACACcatcaacagcagcaacagcagcagcagcagcagcaacaacaacaacaacagccagctcctccaccaccccctcccccagtCCCGCCGCAggcgcaacaacaacagcagcagcaacaacagcagcagcagcagccacaacaacaacagcagcagcaacagctgggaggtgtgggcggcggcggcggcactccGCTAGCCGCGCTGGGCCTGTCGGTGCCGGCGCTGCAGGCGGTCAGCGCCGCCGCGGCCGCCGGGGAGCCCGGCGTGCGCTCGGTGCGCGTGTCGACGCCGCTGGACGACGGGCAGGGCCAGGCGCTGCTGCCGCCGCACGTGCGCGCCGTCGACGCCGAGGCGGGCTTCGTGTGCGCCAAGTGCCGGCTGGCGTTCGCGGCGGAGGCGGCGCTGCTGGCGCACCAGCGCGTCGCCTGCTACGCGGGGCAGGCGGCCGCCGAGCGGCGCGCGGCCGTGCGCCTGGTGCGCGCGCAGCGCTTCGAGTGCACGCTGTGCCCGGCCGCCGACCTGGGCGCCACGCTCGCCGAGGCGCGCGCGCACGCCGACTCCGAGCCGCACCGCGCACGCCTGCGCGACTCGCCCTCGCTCTCCCACCAGATGGAGGACGTCGTCAACCAGATCACGCTGCTGGCCGCCCGAGCCGCCGCCGAGAGCACCGACTCGAACGCCAACATCGCCACCGGCGCGGGCTCCGTCGACGGCTCGGCCGCCAAGGGCATGGCGGCGGCGCAGCAGAAGCGCTTCTCGCCGGCGATGCAGCCGCTCGCTGCCGCCGTACCCAGCACCGGCCAATAGCTGACCCTCTGGGGCCACAACCCCCTCGCCTCGGCTCTCCGCGTGGGAGTCTGGAGTACCCACCTGTGACTCTGCAGATGATCGACCTCTCTGCCCAATCaactgtacactgacagatgctGGGGCGGAACATTCCACCAAACATACTCCCAGATGGTCTCTCCGCCGCACATTTCCGTGACCGAccactaaattgcaggaaatattTTCAGTTCTCTAGCCCCCTGGAGCAAAAACAATTGGCAAATCCATAATAGCCAACCTCATGGCCATAAGTTGGGACCCGATCCTCTTTGATGCTGCTGCAGAATCACAatacttccttccccccccccccccctttcaaaaatttaaaactaCCGAGAACCATTCTGACGTATGTTTGTAGAATATTTCGCCCGTAACTTCTGTGCGTGATCCGAATGGGATCACTAACcgtgaaatgtctgaaaaattGTAATACCGGCACTGGCCTGTCAAATTATTGTAACGTATGGACAAGTAGTCCGCGGCTCGAAGCAACTGCTGCTGCCGTCGATGTACCAGGCCTCCGTTCGGCTGTGACACTGCCCGAACTCTGGACACCTGTTCTCCTGTACCGTACAACGACACACGTAGTTAACTCGTGGTAATAGTTTACTCACTCTCCTCGCAAATAATGCCGCTACAGAGGCAGATCCTATGCTGGAGAAGTATTTTACAGTTCCATAAATAGCTTGTAATGACAAATGACATGTCTTTTATTATTTTGGGCTTTTAAAAGAAATCTATGTTGTTTGGTGTAGAcattggagaaaaaaaaagaaagtttagtATCCGACGTTTGTAGGTCAAGGGTAGACTCTAAAACGTTCTGTTTGTGATTCTATGTCGTGTAATATTAATTAAAGCGATGGAACGGTCGCAGTTAAAAAACTGTGATTGTGTGATTCTTTTTCGTCAAGCGTGCCAGGTTTTTAAAAAATAACCGTACACACGTGAGATATTCCTAACACTTCTCCTAGGAAGAATACTACATACATAGTTACTATTTATTACAGATATGTAACAAAGATAGTTTTGGAATGAGTTTTATCATCTGAATAAACTTAATGGAGATGATAATTGTTTACTTGAGATTTATTATTTTTGGGCTAGACCAAATCATGTGTTGTGATTAGGTGTGTATGTGTGATAGTCAATACCGTGGAGCTGTACTAGCTTAATTTTACTGTTACTTTTGTATCCCTCAAAACTACTTTTGTGTACTGTTGGCAAATAATTTCCttactgaaaaaaataattattgttgcAAGCCGCATCAGTACGTATAtcaactgtttatttattttctttagaaTGGTAAACATTGGATTTAttgtcaaatttatactgactgattTGTTACTAGAGTCTTATTTGCAAACAGCTACTAAGGCGTTGACTGCACCTACAGAGCAGCCACTGGAGTGTACCGAGTTCctaaagtaaagctgcatgaccaGCGCCACTAACGAAAATATTCCTAAGCGTTTGGCACAGAGTTTATTCTTCTCACTGAGTGTATACATGTTGAACCGTACTGAACTGTGCTTGAAAGACTGTTGCACGTTTCACTAGAATGTGTCTTCTTTTGTTGTCGCCTCGTGGGCAACTTAACATTTTTAATGAAAAGTAACGTAAAGGAAGTATGAATTGGGCAGAGTATTTCACAGTAGCTACGCAAATCTATTCAAAATCTGAGCATTGTGGCTACAGTATATTGATCGTGCATGTGTAAATATTAAGGCAATGATTATTAACTGCAAATTActataaaattgtagagggagaaacTTTAtaaatgtcatgaaattttaatgATAATGAAATCCAAACCTCGCTGCTTTCTGTGACTTTGGAGTACTGAGAtgacaatttttaaaagaaaataattatgagtaaagaaaaaacatatattaaaaacaaGTGACTAGCTTATTGTTTGTGTATATGTCAGTTTGTTTCTGGTTGTACTATTATCATGTTATTATTCTACACGTTAAACACAcgcaaatgtatacacacacatacacaaacacagacacatacaGATACAAACACACACGAAAATGTAACCAAGACACGTCTACACAAAAAATTACACTTGAAAAGTTTAAAAACTAATGTGAAAAAAGAGAAACTGTGTTCTGTCAGATTTGGGTTCTGTTTAGCTCAGCAGATAGGGTCCAATGTATGAAAACTTTTGTGTGTTATAAACTTAAAAGAGAGTTGTAGCCACAGAGGCCATATTAATTTCTCGGGAGGTGAACAACCACTTCAGAGATAGCTTTCTGAGCCAGGGTACTTTCTCAGTGATGTCAACTTTGCCCGGTCAGTGGCTCGTAGCTGAGCGTAAGAAATTCGGCGCTCACTTCCGGCCTCCCAGTACTATGAGAACTATCACTCGAAGTGTTCTTTAGCTTGTCACGCGTGATTGTTTTAAAAGAAGGCTCGGAGCGCTCGCCAAAAGATAAAATCAGATGTTTAAATTTTAAGGAAGGaaagagggagatagagagagtGATGAGAAATTAAAGAAACGGGCCGCCCTCGCAGCTCGGGACGAGGACGGCTCCGCAGATTTTAAAAAGGGCTCGTCGGGGCGGTGGGCGTGGCGGCCGCCGGGGGCTGAACCGCCCCCGCAGTCGCCCGGCCGCATCCTCGGCGGGCCTCATCCCAGCACCCAAGGTTCCTATCTTTAGCTAACATTACTAAGGTTCCTGTTTATGAATgctttttctataataataataatactactaaTGATAAGATATTAATAATTGTAACTATTAATAGATCTGTGTGCCGGGACGTGGTCGGTGTGTGCTAGGACGTGGAGTCGCCATTTTTAAGGTGTGCGGGCGAACGCGTGGGTGGCTGGGCTACCGCCGCTCGGGGTCCGGGAGGCGCGGCTCCACCCCCGGCGCGCTCGTCTTGACACTAGTGCTCATCCTCAATGCTATGCCCTTTCCTCTTTTCAGTTCCTCTAACAAAACATTTTAACGTCTCTGTTCCTTTCCGATGTGAGTACGGGAGAAGGACGTACACAGCACTGCAGAAACGCGCGGTTATCTATTTTGCTACTCTTTGGTTTCGGACCCTCGACTCCTAAACTGCTACCAGCTTCGAAGCAAAATTAATAAATCCTGAAAGCCCTTCACTCAAACGAGAGAGAGACCTTTTTATTTACCGATTTGCTAAATCAACCTCCTGCTTGCGCGGCAGTCGATACATCGGAACTAACGTTAACTGTAGGGTCGCCAGTACGCACCCAGGCAGTTGGGCCCGTTTGAAACCCATCAAATTGAGGATAGGCAGTGGTTCGCCACCCGACGAATTTCTCTGATCGCGAAAACAAAATTCTGCGCCGCAGTTCCTCAAGAGCGCGCACCCTGCGGGCCAGATGTCGCCTAGCGACGAGCGGAGTtgctaaaaaaaaaggaaaagaaagaaaaattttttgacCACGGTCTGGGAAAGAACACAAGTATCCTTAAGAAGATCATAATACGTAATTGAAATATTTCAATTATATATTAACCAATAGctgatatatatttttaatattttcgtaTATGAGCTGTTCCATTTGTATAAATTTATTGAAGGAGATTTAACGAATTTTAACAGCAGGGTGAAAACTGCAAGGGGGGTACCGCGATCGAGATACAATCAGAGAGCGGTCACTGAGTAATAGAAGGAACTCGGAAAATTGTGTGCAGCAGGGAAGCtgactcttttttttaaaaaaaaaaaaaaatcgcacacCAGGCTCAGAATTTCGTTTTTGCCGCCGTTCGTAAAATCGAACTGTAGAACAATCCTCCAGGCCAAACGCAGAAAGTAAAGCCGAAGAAACGCGCCCGGCAGATgcaaaatgaagtaaaaaaaaaaaaactgctatgtTGTGTGGCACTACAAAGCTTCTTATtattatataaatataataatGACGTACAAAATACGAAACCTCGCCCAGTTTAAGTAATATTTGTAGTAAGTGTACGTATGTGGATATTATTActataaaaaattgtttttctttgttCACAAGATTTTTTGTAAATGTACATGATATTGAAGATGGTGTGGTGAAGATGCATGTTAAATGCAACTGATTATGGTTCCTAGTAGATTTCATATCTTTGAAGATAAATAAATTAAACTTATTGTGCAGGGGGGCAAACTGCCATAAGTGAAGTTATAGTTGTATGTACTGTTCTACCTCCTCGCCGCCTGTCTCTCATGCAGCCCAGCCGCAAGCCTACACTCCCGGCCGTGTCTGCGCGCCGCCCACCCTACAAAGTCCGTCTCCCGGGCCCTCCTCAAAGTAGCGGACCGTTCTCGCTCTTGGACACTGTCCACTGCTAAGGCCTCGTTCCATCATCTTCTGTCTGTACCGGCCACTCCTGTAACATAGCGAGAACTGCTAGCTCCATTAGCACAGCAAAGTGTTTTTTGCTAAGAGAAAAGACCAATTGCTACTTTCAGCAAATGATTGCCACCTACACTGCGACATTCCACCGGTACTAGAGCACTAAAGTGTTCAGTGGTTTTATCCTGACCGGGAATGGAGCCTCCATTGCATTCAGGAAACGTACAGAGCATGCTGTAGCTTCTCTGGGTGGGCGATACGTTGCGCGGCCGAGAGAGCGAGGCACTGACAACTTACCATATCATGGGCACACGCAACCGCCCCCATCCTAAGTTCTCTCCtccacaaccccccctccccccacccagttGAAACTTGTTAATTATTACGAGAATTATTTGAGCTGTTATGTGTGATGTAAGCATTATTGTTAACTCGAGGATTTTTCTGCTACTCGTCCCGCAAGCTCAttatgacaagaaaactgattttgtTGTATTGCCATATATCAAATTCCCTACCCATTTGAGGCCTCGCCTCGATTTCGGTCTGCACTAGATGGAGTGTTAGATGCTTAGAACAGGTCGGTTCTATCACACTGAAACTATCCTTGCGGTTTTGGGCTTTCCTTCGATGTGTTTTAATAGTCTGGTAGAGAACAGATTTGTTAAAAAGTACAAATTCATGTCGCATTAGCAGCACAGCAGGTCGGTTAGCAGCTTCTGTCGCTCGCCGTGTACCTACGAGCATCACGTCATTGCTTAAATACTTCGTtagtttttcacaaaattttgcgGAGTGTTCGCatatataattattttatatcTCAGTATATTTTACTTGAAGAAATACACGAGACAGAATGAAACTTTGTTCCTATTGAAGTCGTCCAAATAAAGAACTATGTTgtcattaaagtaaaaaaaaaatatttaatatgtaCACCACTGTGAACTAAAACGAGCATTTTATATGTGTGTGAATTACATAGACTATGAAAGAGTGATATAGTCATATTACTGTAGAGATCTCACTGCTCTATTGTTATAATTGTGGCTAGAGTGTGTAGAAACCTATTTCGATAGTCGAAAATGCAGAAATTCTATAAATGTTTTGAATTAGATTTAGATTTCTATGTTAGAATTGTGTGTAAACCAGTGTGAGCAAGCTACCTCTCACATTAGATGCAGCTTCAGGCGCGTGCCATCACTAGACACAGAAATTAGAAATTTGATATATGGTTCTACATGTAGAAATCTGCATTTCTGTACTTCTGTACTGCTACATGTTTTCAAAATCAGTTTTCAGTACTCTCTGAGTGGGTACAATGTCAAAAGATTCTTTGAAGAATACTATCCAACTCAGGTTTATACAGTCTGTTAATGTTACTGATTTCTGAATGCTAGCCGTCGGTTGTTTCAACCTTTATTCGTGTTGTTTCAACCTTTATTCGTGTGCACATATTTTTCGCACTTTACAGTCGACAGCCAAATttgtcgtgaaactgaaatgctgtATTGTACTGATATCTGCTGTACTCCTCCTTTCTTTTTATGCATTAACTATACTAACTGCATGTGCATGAGTAACTTTTCTGACGTTCTTTATTCTATCCTTTTTGCGCATTTCTGTTTTCGAGGGTTAATGAAGgtgtaattatttttacttctttatttttttctacatAATGCTCGGCATCCTCATTGTTTTTCATTTCCCCTATTGTGATAGAGTAAAATGTGGGTGCTGGATATTGATTTGACATTTTCGCTTTTTACCACACCCAtttaatttgaaaatgaaattcaagttttctgatATTCATAGCTGAAAATAATTTGTTGGGCGCGACAGGTCTAATCCAAAAcatgtcttttttcttttgttacaacttgtttctctttttttttcattttattatttgttttcattttcgtGTTATCCGAATGTAGACAGAATTAATGATGAGGAGTAGGAAGAACTATGTAGTTAGTATGAGTTAGTGTATGAATCTGAAAGCTTGAGTTATTTGTGTGACAGATGATTTCGATTCTCTCATGAAAGTAATCTCTGGTGAAATGAAAAAACACATTTTTTGCTATGGTTTTtgaataagtaaaattttgttttgaaaattctGAACATTATGAATGCTACAGTCAAACGTTTATTTCGCTAGAATTTAatagacaaatatttatttaaagcCCATTGAACGATGTTTGCTTTTGCCATTCTGACATGCTTAGTCTAGAATTGTGAATTTGTAAATTCAACGAATTCATGTCATGTTTGTTAAGTTTCCCTGACCACATATGTGATTGACATGTTCATTCTCATTATgctgaaatgaaaaaaatgttttgcgaAGCGCAAAAAAAACCATATTTTAGATACTTTGCATCTATTTACTTAAACAACTATCACAGTTCTCACTGACAGAAGGTTTTCTTTTTCTGCTTGTACAACATTTTCGTAAAAGCCGTGACGAAATATCTGTTGAGTTGA
Coding sequences within:
- the LOC124788500 gene encoding zinc finger protein squeeze-like, producing the protein MGAGGGGGAAPGIIFDQHHQQQQQQQQQQQQQQQQPAPPPPPPPVPPQQQQQLGGVGGGGGTPLAALGLSVPALQAVSAAAAAGEPGVRSVRVSTPLDDGQGQALLPPHVRAVDAEAGFVCAKCRLAFAAEAALLAHQRVACYAGQAAAERRAAVRLVRAQRFECTLCPAADLGATLAEARAHADSEPHRARLRDSPSLSHQMEDVVNQITLLAARAAAESTDSNANIATGAGSVDGSAAKGMAAAQQKRFSPAMQPLAAAVPSTGQ